The following coding sequences are from one Ornithorhynchus anatinus isolate Pmale09 chromosome 11, mOrnAna1.pri.v4, whole genome shotgun sequence window:
- the LOC100091176 gene encoding hexokinase-4 isoform X2, with amino-acid sequence MLDHRTRMDSSKKEKVEQILSEFRLQEEDLKKVMRRMQKEMDRGLRLETHEEASVKMLPTYVRSTPEGSEVGDFLSLDLGGTNLRVMLVKVGEGEEGQWSVKTKHQLYSIPTDAMTGTAEHMKHKKLPLGFTFSFPVRHEDIDKGILLNWTKGFKASGAEGNNIVGLLRDAIKRRGDFEMDVVAMINDTVATMISCYYEDRQCEVGMIVGTGCNACYMEEMHNVELVEGDEGRMCVNTEWGAFGAAGELDDFLLEYDRVVDETSLNPGQQLYEKIIGGKYMGEIVRLVLLKLVDENLLFGGEASEKLRTRGAFETRFVSQVESDCGDRKQIYNLLSTLGLRPSPADCDIVRLACESVSTRAAQMCSAGLAGVINRMRESRLGELTRITVGVDGSVYKLHPSFKERFHASVRQLAPCCEITFIQSEEGSGRGAALVSAVACKKACMLAQ; translated from the exons GTGGAGCAAATCCTATCAGAGTTCCGGCTGCAGGAGGAGGACCTGAAGAAGGTGATGCggaggatgcagaaggagatGGACCGGGGATTGAGGTTGGAGACCCACGAGGAAGCCAGCGTGAAGATGCTGCCCACCTACGTGCGATCCACCCCGGAGGGCTCAG AGGTTGGGGATTTCCTCTCTCTGGATCTGGGAGGCACGAATTTGCGCGTGATGCTGGTGAAGGTGGGGGAAGGCGAGGAGGGGCAGTGGAGTGTGAAGACAAAGCACCAGCTGTATTCCATCCCCACAGATGCCATGACAGGCACGGCAGAA CACATGAAACACAAAAAGCTGCCGCTGGGCTTCACGTTCTCCTTCCCCGTGCGGCACGAGGACATTGACAAG GGAATCCTTCTCAACTGGACGAAGGGCTTCAAGGCATCGGGTGCCGAAGGGAACAACATCGTTGGACTTTTGCGAGACGCCATCAAAAGGCGAGGG GACTTTGAGATGGATGTGGTAGCTATGATCAATGACACCGTGGCAACCATGATTTCCTGTTACTACGAGGATCGCCAGTGTGAGGTTGGCATGATCGTAG GCACGGGGTGCAACGCCTGCTACATGGAGGAGATGCACAACGTAGAGCTGGTGGAGGGGGACGAGGGCCGGATGTGTGTCAACACGGAATGGGGGGCCTTCGGGGCTGCGGGCGAGCTGGACGACTTCCTGCTGGAGTACGACCGGGTAGTGGACGAGACCTCCCTGAACCCTGGTCAGCAGCT ctatgAGAAGATTATCGGCGGGAAGTACATGGGCGAGATCGTGCGGCTGGTGCTGCTGAAGCTGGTGGACGAGAACCTGCTGTTCGGCGGGGAGGCGTCCGAGAAGCTGCGGACCCGAGGGGCCTTCGAGACTCGCTTCGTCTCCCAGGTTGAGAG cgaCTGTGGAGATCGTAAGCAGATCTACAACCTCCTGAGCACCCTGGGGCTGCGGCCCTCGCCCGCGGACTGCGACATCGTGCGTCTGGCCTGCGAGAGCGTCTCCACACGGGCCGCCCAGATGTGCTCGGCCGGGCTGGCCGGGGTCATCAACCGCATGAGGGAGAGCCGCCTGGGGGAACTCACACGCATCACCGTGGGCGTCGACGGCTCCGTCTACAAGCTGCACCCCAG TTTCAAAGAGCGGTTCCATGCCAGCGTGCGGCAGCTGGCGCCCTGCTGCGAAATCACCTTCATCCAGTCCGAGGAGGGCAGCGGCCGGGGCGCGGCCCTCGTGTCCGCCGTGGCCTGCAAGAAGGCCTGCATGCTCGCCCAGTGA
- the LOC100091176 gene encoding hexokinase-4 isoform X1 has product MLDHRTRMDSSKKEKVEQILSEFRLQEEDLKKVMRRMQKEMDRGLRLETHEEASVKMLPTYVRSTPEGSEVGDFLSLDLGGTNLRVMLVKVGEGEEGQWSVKTKHQLYSIPTDAMTGTAEMLFDYISECISDFLDKHHMKHKKLPLGFTFSFPVRHEDIDKGILLNWTKGFKASGAEGNNIVGLLRDAIKRRGDFEMDVVAMINDTVATMISCYYEDRQCEVGMIVGTGCNACYMEEMHNVELVEGDEGRMCVNTEWGAFGAAGELDDFLLEYDRVVDETSLNPGQQLYEKIIGGKYMGEIVRLVLLKLVDENLLFGGEASEKLRTRGAFETRFVSQVESDCGDRKQIYNLLSTLGLRPSPADCDIVRLACESVSTRAAQMCSAGLAGVINRMRESRLGELTRITVGVDGSVYKLHPSFKERFHASVRQLAPCCEITFIQSEEGSGRGAALVSAVACKKACMLAQ; this is encoded by the exons GTGGAGCAAATCCTATCAGAGTTCCGGCTGCAGGAGGAGGACCTGAAGAAGGTGATGCggaggatgcagaaggagatGGACCGGGGATTGAGGTTGGAGACCCACGAGGAAGCCAGCGTGAAGATGCTGCCCACCTACGTGCGATCCACCCCGGAGGGCTCAG AGGTTGGGGATTTCCTCTCTCTGGATCTGGGAGGCACGAATTTGCGCGTGATGCTGGTGAAGGTGGGGGAAGGCGAGGAGGGGCAGTGGAGTGTGAAGACAAAGCACCAGCTGTATTCCATCCCCACAGATGCCATGACAGGCACGGCAGAAATG CTCTTCGATTACATCTCCGAGTGCATCTCGGATTTCCTGGACAAACACCACATGAAACACAAAAAGCTGCCGCTGGGCTTCACGTTCTCCTTCCCCGTGCGGCACGAGGACATTGACAAG GGAATCCTTCTCAACTGGACGAAGGGCTTCAAGGCATCGGGTGCCGAAGGGAACAACATCGTTGGACTTTTGCGAGACGCCATCAAAAGGCGAGGG GACTTTGAGATGGATGTGGTAGCTATGATCAATGACACCGTGGCAACCATGATTTCCTGTTACTACGAGGATCGCCAGTGTGAGGTTGGCATGATCGTAG GCACGGGGTGCAACGCCTGCTACATGGAGGAGATGCACAACGTAGAGCTGGTGGAGGGGGACGAGGGCCGGATGTGTGTCAACACGGAATGGGGGGCCTTCGGGGCTGCGGGCGAGCTGGACGACTTCCTGCTGGAGTACGACCGGGTAGTGGACGAGACCTCCCTGAACCCTGGTCAGCAGCT ctatgAGAAGATTATCGGCGGGAAGTACATGGGCGAGATCGTGCGGCTGGTGCTGCTGAAGCTGGTGGACGAGAACCTGCTGTTCGGCGGGGAGGCGTCCGAGAAGCTGCGGACCCGAGGGGCCTTCGAGACTCGCTTCGTCTCCCAGGTTGAGAG cgaCTGTGGAGATCGTAAGCAGATCTACAACCTCCTGAGCACCCTGGGGCTGCGGCCCTCGCCCGCGGACTGCGACATCGTGCGTCTGGCCTGCGAGAGCGTCTCCACACGGGCCGCCCAGATGTGCTCGGCCGGGCTGGCCGGGGTCATCAACCGCATGAGGGAGAGCCGCCTGGGGGAACTCACACGCATCACCGTGGGCGTCGACGGCTCCGTCTACAAGCTGCACCCCAG TTTCAAAGAGCGGTTCCATGCCAGCGTGCGGCAGCTGGCGCCCTGCTGCGAAATCACCTTCATCCAGTCCGAGGAGGGCAGCGGCCGGGGCGCGGCCCTCGTGTCCGCCGTGGCCTGCAAGAAGGCCTGCATGCTCGCCCAGTGA